In the Gemmatimonadaceae bacterium genome, one interval contains:
- a CDS encoding PadR family transcriptional regulator, with amino-acid sequence MPATKDRLHGTLDALVLKTLTFGPRHGYAIVRWLSEQTRDTLIVEEGSLYPALYRMERDGWIEADWGTSELGRKAKFYHITDKGRRQLRDETKEFASFVAAVAPLLLPA; translated from the coding sequence ATGCCTGCCACCAAAGATCGTCTCCACGGAACGCTCGACGCCCTGGTTCTCAAAACACTCACGTTCGGGCCGCGCCACGGCTACGCAATCGTGCGCTGGCTGAGTGAGCAGACGCGCGACACGCTGATCGTCGAGGAAGGCTCACTGTATCCCGCGCTCTATCGCATGGAGCGCGATGGCTGGATCGAAGCCGATTGGGGCACGTCCGAGCTCGGACGCAAAGCCAAGTTCTATCACATCACCGACAAAGGCCGACGCCAGCTGCGCGACGAGACGAAGGAGTTCGCCAGCTTCGTCGCCGCGGTCGCACCCCTGCTGCTGCCCGCGTGA
- a CDS encoding M48 family metallopeptidase, whose translation MRLQLLLGTLLCAVAATRSVVPNAVPDRRALSPTDSQEINLGAALVKQFDHDRGVQPTMETDRIEAYLQRIADSLGKHARRQLPWRIHFDPHPGIKSGFALPGGHIVIWGGILAYMSTEDEAAAVIAHEIEHIDDGQVTRRIDSLVRTQHRDVSDPKQWNWGEFGASYGETLENLCDYKGAKLAVAAGYSPYAYKTMLESFIALGKVHASAAPPPKAIVDRINQIEREIAEEHWESRTRTRPLRLPGNG comes from the coding sequence ATGAGGCTCCAACTGCTGCTTGGAACTCTTCTGTGCGCGGTCGCTGCGACGCGCAGCGTTGTGCCTAACGCTGTGCCCGATCGCCGTGCGCTCTCGCCAACGGATTCTCAGGAGATCAACCTCGGCGCCGCGCTCGTCAAGCAATTCGATCACGACCGCGGAGTCCAGCCGACAATGGAGACGGACCGCATCGAAGCGTATCTGCAGCGCATTGCGGATTCGCTCGGCAAGCATGCGCGCCGCCAGCTCCCGTGGCGCATTCATTTCGATCCGCATCCGGGAATCAAGAGCGGCTTCGCGCTACCCGGCGGCCATATCGTCATCTGGGGCGGTATTCTCGCGTACATGAGCACCGAAGACGAAGCGGCCGCAGTCATCGCGCACGAGATCGAGCACATCGACGACGGTCAGGTCACGCGACGCATCGACAGCCTCGTGCGAACCCAGCATCGCGACGTCAGCGACCCCAAGCAGTGGAACTGGGGCGAGTTCGGCGCGAGCTACGGCGAAACGCTGGAGAATCTCTGCGACTACAAAGGCGCCAAGCTCGCGGTTGCGGCTGGCTACTCGCCCTACGCCTACAAGACCATGCTCGAGAGCTTCATCGCGTTAGGCAAGGTCCACGCGTCCGCTGCGCCACCGCCCAAGGCCATCGTCGACCGGATCAACCAGATCGAGCGCGAGATCGCCGAGGAACATTGGGAATCGCGCACGAGAACGCGGCCGCTGCGCCTTCCGGGAAACGGCTGA
- a CDS encoding ABC transporter permease, which translates to MRVLNHDLVFALRQARRQPVFTVVALLTFALGIGANTAMFSVVRGVLLRPLPFREPARLAAIWPTRAISNAELLFMQRESRSFESVAALSLGWGIAMTGAGEPRQLHAARTSVNFFTALGVRPLLGRTFAPDESERGSWDVAILSYDLWTTQFGADAAVLGRVVDMDAHPTRIIGVMPPGFEALQAGVDAWLPLQIDPSSPFHTGALSVAVGRLAKDASFASATTELAALTPRMREAFGYADDYARGATVTSLHASLVGDVRRSLFVLLGAVGLLVLIAVANVGNLMLAHTSGRRRELAVRRALGASPRQIARQLLVQSLTIAVAGGLLGMLAGVLGLHLLKGILPASLPMLSAVRLDWSVLAVCSGITIGAGLLFGIGPAILASRVDPDGALRAGASESSSRGHSFMRDALVVAEVALAVVLVVGAGLMTETLWRLNRVDIGFDPRNVVTFLIQPTSGQIDSPERGTAYFNEITRRIAAIPGVRSVGAAQHLPLTGFNWRGSLDIESRPIPATASHPSIIWRSVVADYFAAMGIPLVRGRLFATTDGPYAPSVIVISASMAKHYWPDRDPIGERMRLGNGTQKQWATIVGIVGDVRSAAPNVPPVEEAYRPNAQQDLRFMHFVVRGNVDPLTLVAPIRAAVHSFDQTVPVAEVRLLGDVFAASTETSRVVTRLLIGFALLGLVLGAVGIYGVISHSVGQRTRELGIRTALGAIERRITVMIVGEGLRTAGIGIVIGVVAAVLAARSLETMLFEVSVVDPFIYASVIGTLLFVALAASYFPARRAARIDPLIALRNW; encoded by the coding sequence GTGCGCGTGCTGAATCATGATCTCGTGTTCGCGCTCCGACAAGCGCGTCGTCAACCCGTCTTCACGGTCGTCGCGCTACTGACCTTTGCGCTTGGCATCGGCGCCAATACGGCGATGTTCAGCGTCGTCCGTGGTGTCCTGCTGCGGCCCTTGCCCTTCCGCGAGCCCGCGCGCCTCGCCGCCATCTGGCCGACGCGCGCGATCTCGAACGCCGAGCTCCTGTTCATGCAACGTGAGTCGCGCTCGTTCGAGTCCGTCGCCGCGTTGAGCCTGGGGTGGGGAATCGCGATGACGGGCGCCGGGGAGCCGCGCCAACTCCACGCCGCGCGCACATCCGTCAACTTCTTCACCGCGTTAGGCGTGCGGCCACTGCTCGGCCGCACCTTCGCGCCTGACGAATCCGAACGTGGGTCGTGGGATGTCGCCATCCTCAGCTACGACCTGTGGACGACACAGTTCGGTGCCGACGCCGCGGTGCTCGGCCGCGTTGTCGACATGGACGCTCATCCCACGCGTATCATCGGCGTCATGCCACCTGGCTTCGAAGCTCTCCAGGCGGGAGTCGACGCCTGGCTTCCGCTGCAGATCGACCCGAGCTCGCCGTTCCACACCGGTGCCTTGTCGGTCGCTGTCGGCCGGCTCGCGAAAGACGCTTCGTTCGCGAGTGCGACGACCGAGCTGGCGGCGCTGACACCTCGCATGCGTGAGGCGTTTGGCTACGCCGACGACTATGCTCGCGGCGCTACGGTGACGAGCCTCCACGCGAGTCTCGTCGGCGACGTACGTCGCTCGCTCTTCGTGCTGCTCGGTGCCGTGGGCCTGCTCGTACTGATTGCTGTCGCGAATGTCGGCAACCTGATGTTGGCGCATACGTCCGGGCGGCGTCGCGAGCTCGCGGTCCGACGCGCGCTCGGCGCCTCGCCGCGCCAGATCGCCAGGCAGCTGCTCGTCCAGAGCCTAACGATTGCCGTCGCTGGCGGACTCCTCGGGATGCTTGCGGGTGTTCTCGGTCTGCATCTGCTGAAAGGAATCTTGCCGGCGTCGCTGCCGATGCTCTCGGCGGTGAGACTGGACTGGAGCGTGCTGGCCGTCTGTAGCGGGATCACGATCGGCGCGGGGCTCCTCTTCGGCATTGGTCCGGCGATTCTTGCCTCGCGCGTCGACCCCGACGGCGCGCTGCGCGCCGGCGCGTCGGAATCGAGCAGCCGCGGTCACTCATTCATGCGCGACGCGCTCGTCGTGGCCGAGGTCGCCCTTGCGGTCGTGCTGGTCGTCGGCGCCGGACTGATGACCGAGACGCTCTGGCGACTCAATCGCGTCGACATCGGCTTCGACCCGCGCAATGTAGTCACGTTCCTCATTCAGCCGACCAGCGGGCAAATCGACTCGCCGGAGCGCGGAACTGCCTACTTCAACGAAATCACGCGCCGTATCGCGGCGATTCCAGGCGTACGCAGCGTTGGCGCCGCTCAGCATCTTCCACTCACCGGCTTCAACTGGCGCGGTAGTCTCGATATCGAGTCGCGACCGATCCCGGCAACGGCGTCGCATCCGTCGATCATCTGGCGATCCGTCGTGGCGGACTACTTCGCAGCGATGGGCATTCCGCTCGTGCGCGGCCGCCTTTTCGCGACGACGGACGGGCCGTACGCCCCGTCGGTAATCGTCATCAGCGCGTCGATGGCAAAGCATTACTGGCCCGACCGCGATCCGATCGGCGAGCGCATGCGGTTGGGCAACGGAACGCAGAAGCAATGGGCGACGATTGTTGGCATCGTCGGCGACGTCCGCTCCGCTGCGCCTAACGTGCCGCCGGTCGAGGAAGCGTACCGGCCTAACGCGCAACAAGATCTGCGCTTCATGCATTTTGTCGTGCGCGGCAACGTGGATCCGCTCACGCTGGTCGCGCCGATCCGCGCCGCGGTTCATTCGTTCGATCAAACCGTTCCTGTCGCCGAGGTGCGGCTCCTCGGCGACGTGTTCGCGGCATCGACGGAGACGAGTCGCGTCGTCACACGATTGCTCATCGGCTTCGCGTTGCTCGGCTTGGTCCTCGGCGCTGTCGGGATTTATGGTGTGATCTCCCACTCCGTGGGACAACGAACGCGCGAGCTCGGAATCCGTACGGCGCTCGGCGCCATCGAGCGTCGCATCACCGTCATGATCGTCGGTGAGGGTTTGCGTACGGCCGGTATCGGGATTGTGATCGGCGTCGTCGCGGCGGTCCTCGCGGCACGTTCGCTCGAGACAATGTTGTTCGAGGTGAGTGTGGTCGACCCGTTCATCTATGCGTCTGTCATCGGCACACTGTTGTTCGTTGCGCTCGCGGCCTCGTACTTCCCGGCGCGTCGCGCCGCGCGAATCGATCCCTTGATCGCGCTACGCAACTGGTGA
- a CDS encoding response regulator, with amino-acid sequence MLDEVRVHALIADDEPLARRGIRQLLAPHHDVDVVGEARNGRETVHLARTLRPDLLFLDVQMPELDAFGVLRALTPSPLPAVIFVTAYDHFAVRAFESHALDYLVKPIEEARFVEALQRTRDRMRSLAAVELSHRLAALLSPRERASLTRGLCPTRLVVPTSAGELVLEAEEIDWIEADDYYAAIHARGRRHLMRQSLAVLERRLDPEQFVRAHRGAIVNIERVRELRGDAGETVLLLRDGTRVPVSRRRREHVTRRIRVLGGEPFAAH; translated from the coding sequence ATGCTTGACGAGGTCCGCGTACATGCCCTGATCGCCGACGACGAGCCGCTCGCTCGGCGCGGCATTCGGCAACTCCTCGCGCCCCATCACGACGTCGACGTCGTAGGTGAGGCGCGCAACGGCCGTGAGACTGTGCACCTCGCGCGTACGCTTCGGCCCGACCTTCTCTTCCTCGACGTGCAGATGCCGGAGCTCGACGCATTCGGCGTGCTTCGCGCGCTGACGCCGTCGCCATTACCGGCCGTCATCTTCGTAACGGCGTACGACCACTTTGCGGTTCGCGCGTTCGAGTCGCACGCGCTGGATTATCTCGTGAAGCCAATCGAGGAGGCGCGCTTCGTCGAGGCGCTGCAGCGCACGCGTGATCGCATGCGCTCGCTGGCGGCCGTCGAGCTGTCACACCGACTCGCGGCGCTCCTGTCGCCGCGCGAACGCGCGAGCCTAACGCGTGGACTCTGCCCAACGCGGCTGGTCGTACCAACGTCGGCGGGCGAGTTGGTGCTCGAGGCGGAGGAGATCGATTGGATCGAGGCCGACGACTACTACGCGGCAATTCACGCTCGCGGGCGGCGTCACCTCATGCGTCAATCGCTCGCCGTCCTCGAGCGACGTCTCGACCCCGAACAATTTGTCAGAGCGCATCGCGGGGCGATCGTGAATATCGAGCGTGTTCGCGAGCTGAGGGGAGATGCAGGCGAAACCGTGCTCCTGTTGCGTGACGGGACTCGCGTTCCGGTGAGCCGCCGCCGCCGCGAGCACGTGACGCGCCGCATTCGCGTCCTCGGTGGAGAACCGTTCGCTGCACACTGA
- a CDS encoding nitroreductase family protein, whose protein sequence is MAIPEIIEHRRSIKRFTGRAITREEIETLLDAAILAPNHRLTRPWRFYVLGPESRYAYGLALGERKARKLPDQGAARTLRETIAGEHRDLPCMIAVSVVVNENPETREEDYAAAMMAIENLALAAVALGLGTHIKTGGVMIDAASRAAVGVGETERIVAIVNVGEPAEQPAPRKREPAAGFTTWRP, encoded by the coding sequence ATGGCAATTCCTGAGATCATCGAACACCGCCGTTCCATCAAGAGATTCACCGGCCGTGCGATTACACGAGAGGAGATCGAGACACTCCTCGACGCCGCGATACTGGCTCCGAATCATCGCCTCACCCGGCCGTGGCGCTTTTACGTCCTCGGCCCCGAATCTCGTTATGCATACGGACTCGCGCTCGGCGAACGGAAGGCGCGGAAGCTCCCGGATCAAGGGGCCGCTCGTACCCTGCGCGAAACGATCGCCGGCGAGCACCGCGACTTGCCGTGCATGATCGCCGTCTCCGTCGTCGTGAACGAGAATCCGGAGACCCGCGAGGAGGACTACGCCGCGGCAATGATGGCGATCGAAAACCTCGCGCTCGCGGCGGTTGCGCTTGGGCTGGGCACCCACATCAAGACGGGCGGCGTCATGATCGACGCCGCATCGCGCGCGGCGGTCGGCGTCGGCGAGACGGAGCGGATCGTCGCGATCGTGAACGTCGGCGAGCCGGCCGAGCAGCCCGCGCCACGCAAGCGGGAGCCCGCGGCTGGGTTCACGACCTGGCGCCCTTGA
- a CDS encoding Crp/Fnr family transcriptional regulator, with translation MVPGSEGQLITVEQLRSMPALRELPDATLARIASGGQERRYAKEATLYRAGDAADGLYLVISGRVHVTRERDNSSAFLHSESAGGILGEIPVFGGGPFPASARAATATRCVYLPLHVVERLLRNDSDFARFALRRLAIRARSLLGRIDDLTATTVTARVAGHLLAQAASLGADVTLGMSQEELARELGTAREVIVRALRSLVAAGAIVRSGRARFTVKQPAVLRSIASA, from the coding sequence ATGGTTCCAGGCTCGGAGGGACAGCTGATTACCGTCGAGCAGCTTCGCTCGATGCCTGCACTCCGGGAGCTGCCCGATGCCACCCTCGCGCGCATCGCGAGCGGCGGCCAGGAGCGCCGTTATGCCAAAGAGGCAACCTTATACCGTGCCGGAGATGCCGCCGATGGCTTGTATCTCGTCATCTCCGGTCGGGTGCACGTCACCCGGGAGCGCGACAACAGCTCGGCGTTCCTCCACAGCGAAAGCGCCGGCGGCATCCTTGGAGAGATTCCGGTCTTCGGCGGCGGTCCCTTCCCCGCCAGCGCGCGAGCCGCGACCGCGACTCGATGCGTCTATCTGCCGTTACACGTTGTCGAACGGTTGTTGCGCAACGATTCAGACTTTGCTCGATTCGCGCTACGGCGACTGGCGATCCGGGCGCGTTCTCTCTTGGGGCGCATCGACGACCTCACGGCGACGACGGTCACTGCCCGTGTCGCGGGCCATCTCCTTGCGCAGGCGGCTTCGTTAGGCGCGGACGTCACGCTCGGGATGTCGCAGGAAGAGCTCGCGCGCGAGCTGGGCACCGCGCGCGAGGTCATCGTCCGTGCCCTGCGTTCACTCGTCGCCGCCGGCGCGATCGTTCGCAGCGGCCGCGCGCGCTTCACCGTGAAGCAGCCCGCGGTCCTCCGCTCGATCGCGTCGGCGTGA
- a CDS encoding histidine kinase, producing MTTASLPMLRRSPPRWLLIALAGLVPATLSALDAYVQSRLAGQRRVPWPNVIFSSSEWLFLAALTPIVIQLARRVPLRRDRIGRVVVVHVVGALLLCIGWATLGIACGWLLRTYPWQGHFGRDYLSWIMTSVPWSVVMYFAFLGCVYAFTYFAEAREREAQQARLSAQLAEARLGALRMQLNPHFLFNSLNALAVLVRDQRTRDASRMLELLGAVLRQVLQGEKRQEVPLSEELRFVERYLAIEQVRFSDRLQLRWSVDSSLDDALVPEFILQPLVENAVRHGIAKRSEAGTIEVGAVADGGQLVLSVRDDGPGYREEQKDAGVGLANVRARLETLFGSAASLELRRGESGGTIAIVRLTLRRPSDA from the coding sequence GTGACGACGGCCTCCCTGCCAATGCTGCGACGCTCGCCACCGCGATGGCTTCTCATCGCGTTGGCTGGACTCGTTCCGGCCACGTTGAGCGCGCTCGACGCCTATGTGCAGTCGCGGCTTGCCGGACAGCGACGCGTCCCCTGGCCGAATGTCATCTTTTCGAGCAGTGAGTGGCTGTTCCTCGCCGCCCTCACGCCGATTGTCATTCAGCTCGCGCGTCGCGTGCCTCTCAGACGCGATCGGATTGGGCGCGTCGTCGTCGTCCATGTGGTTGGCGCGCTCCTCCTCTGCATCGGCTGGGCGACGCTCGGCATTGCGTGCGGCTGGCTGCTGCGCACCTATCCGTGGCAGGGCCATTTCGGTAGGGATTACCTGAGTTGGATCATGACCAGCGTCCCCTGGTCGGTGGTGATGTACTTCGCGTTCCTCGGCTGCGTGTACGCGTTTACTTATTTCGCCGAGGCGCGTGAGCGAGAGGCTCAGCAGGCACGGCTGTCGGCGCAGCTCGCCGAGGCACGTCTGGGGGCGCTGCGCATGCAGCTGAACCCGCACTTCCTGTTCAATAGCCTCAATGCACTCGCGGTACTGGTTCGCGATCAGCGGACTCGCGACGCCTCGCGCATGCTCGAGCTGTTAGGCGCCGTGTTGCGTCAGGTTCTCCAGGGCGAGAAGCGGCAAGAGGTGCCGTTGAGTGAAGAGCTGCGCTTCGTCGAGCGATATCTCGCGATCGAGCAGGTTCGCTTCTCCGATCGACTGCAGTTGCGGTGGTCGGTCGATTCGTCATTGGACGACGCCCTCGTCCCGGAGTTCATTCTCCAGCCGCTCGTCGAGAATGCAGTTCGTCATGGAATCGCGAAACGGAGCGAGGCAGGTACGATCGAAGTTGGCGCGGTCGCCGACGGAGGGCAGCTCGTGTTGAGCGTACGGGACGACGGGCCGGGATATCGCGAGGAGCAGAAGGATGCTGGCGTTGGTCTCGCGAACGTGCGTGCTCGGCTCGAGACGCTGTTCGGTAGCGCCGCCAGCCTGGAGTTGCGCCGGGGCGAAAGTGGTGGCACGATTGCCATCGTGAGACTGACCCTCCGGAGACCTTCGGATGCTTGA
- a CDS encoding L,D-transpeptidase family protein — translation MPSFRFVILAISTIAIAACQSPRIATAPSPISSHEAGPTSRSLQMIVVVTDDWTSVPGVMRRYVRDGVRSSWRQVGPEVPVVVGSAGLGWGDGMHGVGSPGEPGPIKHEGDQRSPAGVFRLTSAFGYVPKDSVSWIKLPYTQATDAYKCVDDAASVHYNQMLLAARGSAIDWHSAEDMHRRDSLYSLGVVVEHNANGREVGGGSCIFLHIWPGPDGSTVGCTAFRSDVMREMLAWLDPDALPILVQLPRSAYDRLRGTWALP, via the coding sequence ATGCCGAGTTTCCGCTTTGTCATCTTAGCGATCTCCACGATCGCCATCGCTGCTTGTCAATCGCCGCGCATTGCGACGGCCCCGTCACCGATTTCGTCCCACGAGGCGGGTCCGACAAGCCGTTCGCTGCAGATGATCGTCGTCGTCACCGACGACTGGACTTCCGTTCCCGGCGTCATGCGCCGCTACGTTCGCGACGGCGTCCGCTCGAGTTGGCGGCAGGTTGGGCCGGAGGTGCCCGTCGTCGTGGGCTCAGCTGGACTCGGTTGGGGCGACGGCATGCATGGCGTGGGCAGTCCGGGAGAGCCGGGACCGATCAAACACGAAGGGGATCAGCGTTCACCGGCTGGCGTCTTTCGGTTGACGTCTGCGTTCGGCTATGTGCCGAAAGATTCGGTGTCGTGGATCAAGTTGCCGTACACCCAGGCCACCGATGCGTACAAGTGCGTCGACGATGCGGCCTCCGTGCACTACAATCAGATGCTGCTCGCTGCGCGCGGCTCGGCGATCGACTGGCACAGCGCCGAAGACATGCATCGCCGCGACTCGCTCTACAGTCTGGGCGTCGTGGTCGAGCATAACGCGAATGGCCGCGAGGTCGGTGGTGGCTCGTGCATCTTTCTCCACATCTGGCCCGGGCCAGACGGCAGCACGGTTGGCTGCACGGCGTTTCGGTCCGACGTCATGCGAGAGATGCTGGCGTGGCTCGATCCCGACGCCCTTCCCATTCTCGTGCAGTTGCCACGGAGCGCGTACGATCGCCTTCGCGGCACGTGGGCGCTGCCATAG
- a CDS encoding ABC transporter permease — MTPRRQWPRLRRASVQDEVESELAFHLEMTTRELMELGMTRTNARLEAERRFGDSASINAECRRYGEERDRKASRAELRHELRQDVSFAIRQLSRKPGFTAVAVLTLALGIGATAAVFSALDAVALRPLPFPDADRIVRVYPTRSSGLSDPSVPEFLAYRDVRAFDHVAAAVLQAGITLRLGDVPEMITGGRVSADYFGVFGARPLLGRTFTPEEDSPGRSNVAVISYRLWMSHFNGDRGALDRVVEMDGTPHTIIGVMPPSFDVTRGSEDIWTPTAFTRDDATKYGEHYLKVFARLRPGVTIAQARAATTLAERATAERIPERSSPITDYGADIHSYRDDLVGNYRSLLLVLLGAVGFVLLIACVNVANLLLARATVRARELAIRAALGAGQARLVRQLLTESLVLSLTGAFLGLGVAVGLLRVILGVSPEDIPRLEQARIDWRVFAFTLAVGVVSAIVFGLFPAFRAARGQLQQTLREGGRSSVARDRLRPVLVGAEIALAITLLVGSGLLIRSAWLMQHVDPGFDPHGVLTARLILPAARYPSGADVVRAYTEIRDEAARVPGVQSAATVSVVPLSGSSMASSVASEGQAENDKSPTANLRLASSGYFSTMRIPIIVGRDMATTDNSSTPGIMVINEALARLLWPSIDPRDAIGRRISAVASKKDPKYREVVGVVANLHDAGLNQSPAPEFYIPLTQTPDVLWPVIQRSMVVVVRGPSAKGAAEALARPLGRAVGRVDPSLPLTEATSMDQFLRASLATARMNTVLLSLLGGIALALAMVGIYGVVSYFVNQHVHEIGVRMALGATPGLIWRFVMQRGLAPIVAGLVVGIALSLVTTTVLQQQLYGVTPHDPFTLGGVGSLLLSVAVLAMYVPARRAMRVPPIVALNES; from the coding sequence GTGACTCCGCGTCGACAGTGGCCGCGTCTCCGGCGCGCGTCGGTGCAGGACGAGGTGGAAAGCGAGCTCGCTTTTCACCTCGAGATGACCACTCGTGAGTTGATGGAGCTCGGAATGACCCGCACCAATGCCCGTCTCGAGGCCGAGCGCCGATTCGGCGACAGTGCGTCCATCAATGCGGAGTGCCGCCGCTATGGTGAGGAGCGCGATCGCAAGGCGAGTCGCGCCGAATTGCGTCACGAACTGCGCCAGGACGTCAGCTTCGCGATCCGGCAGCTCTCTCGCAAACCCGGATTCACGGCCGTTGCCGTGCTCACGCTGGCGTTAGGCATCGGCGCGACGGCAGCTGTCTTCAGCGCGCTCGACGCCGTGGCGCTGCGGCCGCTCCCATTCCCGGACGCCGACCGAATTGTCCGCGTCTACCCAACGCGGTCGAGCGGCCTCTCTGATCCGTCGGTGCCCGAGTTTCTCGCGTATCGCGACGTCCGCGCGTTCGATCACGTCGCCGCCGCGGTTCTCCAAGCCGGCATCACGCTGCGGCTCGGCGACGTCCCCGAGATGATCACCGGCGGTCGCGTAAGTGCCGACTACTTCGGCGTGTTCGGAGCGCGGCCGTTGCTCGGTCGCACCTTCACGCCGGAGGAAGATTCGCCTGGCCGCTCGAATGTCGCGGTGATCAGCTATCGGCTGTGGATGAGCCACTTCAATGGCGATCGCGGCGCGCTCGATCGCGTCGTCGAGATGGACGGAACGCCGCACACGATTATCGGCGTCATGCCGCCGAGCTTCGATGTCACCCGTGGCAGTGAAGACATCTGGACGCCGACTGCCTTCACACGCGACGACGCGACGAAGTATGGTGAGCATTATCTCAAGGTCTTTGCGCGGCTCCGTCCCGGCGTGACGATTGCCCAGGCGCGCGCGGCAACGACACTCGCCGAGCGCGCCACCGCCGAGCGGATCCCTGAGCGCTCGTCCCCCATCACGGACTATGGCGCCGACATCCATAGCTATCGCGATGATCTCGTCGGCAATTATCGCTCGCTCTTGTTGGTGCTGCTCGGCGCGGTGGGCTTCGTACTGCTCATCGCATGCGTGAACGTTGCAAACTTGCTACTCGCGCGCGCGACCGTACGCGCGCGCGAGCTTGCGATCCGCGCCGCGTTGGGTGCTGGACAGGCGCGACTCGTGAGGCAGCTCCTCACCGAGAGCCTCGTCCTTTCCCTCACTGGTGCTTTCCTCGGCCTGGGCGTTGCGGTCGGTCTGCTGCGCGTCATTCTCGGTGTCAGCCCCGAGGACATCCCGCGGCTCGAGCAGGCGCGCATCGACTGGCGTGTCTTCGCATTCACGCTGGCCGTCGGCGTCGTGAGCGCGATCGTCTTTGGTCTCTTTCCCGCGTTCCGCGCGGCGCGAGGGCAATTGCAGCAAACGCTGCGCGAAGGCGGGCGCAGCTCCGTCGCCCGCGATCGGTTACGACCCGTGCTCGTCGGCGCCGAGATCGCGCTAGCGATCACGCTGCTCGTTGGCTCCGGTCTGCTCATTCGCAGCGCCTGGCTCATGCAGCACGTCGATCCAGGATTCGATCCACATGGTGTGCTGACGGCGAGACTGATATTACCAGCCGCCCGCTATCCGAGCGGTGCGGACGTCGTCCGCGCGTACACCGAGATCCGTGACGAAGCCGCGCGCGTCCCGGGCGTGCAGTCGGCGGCGACGGTGTCGGTCGTGCCGCTCTCGGGTTCGTCGATGGCGTCGTCTGTCGCCAGCGAGGGTCAGGCCGAGAACGACAAATCGCCGACGGCGAATTTGCGGCTGGCGAGCAGCGGCTACTTCTCCACGATGCGCATCCCGATCATAGTCGGCCGCGACATGGCGACGACCGACAATTCGTCGACGCCGGGCATCATGGTCATCAATGAAGCGCTCGCCCGTCTGCTCTGGCCTTCGATCGACCCGCGCGACGCGATCGGGCGTCGCATCAGTGCGGTCGCCTCGAAGAAGGATCCCAAGTATCGCGAAGTCGTCGGCGTCGTCGCGAATCTGCACGACGCCGGGCTCAATCAATCGCCGGCGCCGGAGTTCTACATCCCGCTCACCCAGACGCCCGACGTCCTCTGGCCAGTCATCCAGCGTTCGATGGTCGTCGTCGTTCGCGGTCCATCGGCGAAGGGAGCAGCCGAAGCATTGGCGCGGCCGCTCGGCCGCGCGGTTGGCCGTGTCGACCCATCGCTGCCGCTCACCGAAGCGACGTCGATGGATCAGTTCCTTCGTGCGTCGCTCGCGACGGCGCGCATGAACACGGTACTGCTCTCGCTCCTTGGCGGCATCGCGCTCGCGCTGGCGATGGTCGGCATCTACGGCGTCGTGTCGTACTTCGTCAATCAGCATGTGCACGAGATCGGAGTGCGCATGGCGCTCGGCGCGACACCCGGATTGATCTGGCGCTTCGTCATGCAGCGCGGCCTCGCTCCCATCGTTGCCGGCCTGGTCGTCGGCATTGCGTTGTCCCTCGTGACGACGACGGTGCTGCAGCAACAGCTGTATGGCGTGACGCCCCACGATCCCTTTACACTTGGCGGCGTCGGCTCGTTGTTACTCTCGGTCGCGGTGCTGGCGATGTACGTTCCAGCCCGGCGCGCGATGCGCGTTCCGCCAATCGTTGCCCTGAACGAGAGCTGA